CGCTCTAGCGCAAGCTTCTTCTTGGCGGTACTAGTTTCTTGCTGCCGCATATATGCCTGGCTCGCGCGTCGCCTGCCATTTACGCTTGCTAGATGAACGCCGCATGCCACTGTTGCTGACGTGCAGGGCCTGATCGACCAGAGTGTACGTGCTGCGAATCTCTTTGGACGTTGATCCGTTCGTCTTGGAAGATTGGGTGAGTGGGTCAAAATTAAGATGATCTTTCAATGGTGAAATTGTATTGTGTTGTATAGTTTGTTTCATGGTGTTTTATTCGATCTGAAATGTGTGTCTATTGTCTCTGTTTTGCTGGGATGGAGACAGGAAGATCGAACCTGCTGAGACGTGGTGCTTGATCGTGGTTGAGGTGATCGAGGAAGGATGGGCGGCAACCATGAGGCGCACCACGAGGACTTTCAGCTCAAGGACACGAACCCGCTGCTGGGCGAGCAATGGCCCAAGGGGGCGGCGGGCCCGGCGCGGCCCGCCGTGGGCGGCGGCATCGCGGGGTGGCTGGGCATGGACAAGCCGTCCAGCACGTACGACCTGGTGGAGCAGATGTTCTTCCTCTACGTGCGCGTGGTGAAGGCCAAGGACCTGCCGCCCAACCCCATCACCGGCGCGCCCATGGACCCCTACGTGGAGGTGAAGCTGGGCAACTACAAAGGCACCACCAAGCACCGCGCCACCCCGGAGTGGGACCAGGTCTTCGCCTTCTCCAAGTCCCGCGTCCAGTCCAACGCCCTCGAGGTCTACCTCAAGGACCGCGACATGCTCGGCCGCGACGACTACGTCGGCCGCGTCCTCTTCGACCTCGCCGAGGTGCCCACCCGCGTGCCGCCCGACAGCCCGCTCGCCCCGCAGTGGTACCGCCTCGAGCAGCGCCGCGGCGGCGACGCCGGCTACAAGGTGCGCGGGGAGCTCATGCTCGCCGTCTGGATCGGCACCCAGGCCGACGAGGCCTTCCCCGAGGCCTGGCACTCCGACGCCGCCACCGTGCGCGGCGAGGGCGTCGCCAGCGTCCGCTCCAAGGCCTACGTCTCGCCCAAGCTCTGGTACCTCCGCGTCAACGTCATCGAGGCGCAGGACGTGCAGCCGCAGTCCCGCGGCCGCGCCCCCGAGGTCTTCGTCAAGGCGCAGCTCGGCAACCAGGTCCTCAAGACCTCCGTCGTGCCCGCGCCCACGCTCAACCCGCGCTGGAACGAGGACCTGCTCTTCGTCGTCGCCGAGCCGTTCGAGGAGCAGCTGGTCATGACGGTGGAGGACCGGGTGTCGCCGCGCAAGGACGACCTCCTCGGCCGCGTCCAGCTCCCGCTCACGCTCTTTGAGAAGCGCCTCGACCACCGCCCGTTCGTGCAGTCCCGGTGGTTCGACCTCGAGAAGTTCGGCATCGCCGGCGCCATCGAGGGCGAGACGCGGCGCGAGCTCCGCTTCGCCAGCCGCGTCCACGTCCGAGCCTGCCTCGAGGGCGCGTACCACGTCATGGACGAGTCCACCATGTACATCAGCGACACCCGCCCCACGGCGCGGCAGCTCTGGAAGCCGCCCGTCGGCGTGCTCGAGGTCGGCATCCTCAGCGCCACCGGCCTCCAGCCGATGAAAAAACTGGAAGGCCGGGGAAGCACCGACGCCTACTGCGTCGCCAAGTATGGGCAGAAGTGGGTGCGCACGCGCACCATGATCGGCACCTTCAGCCCGACGTGGAACGAGCAGTACACGTGGGAGGTGTTCGACCCGAGCACCGTCATCACCATCGGCGTCTTCGACAACTGCcacctcggcggcggcggcaacggAAACAACGGCGGAGGAggtgcaggaggaggaggagggcctcCGGCGAGGGACGCACGCATCGGCAAGATCCGCATCCGCCTATCCACACTGGAAACCGACCGCGTGTACACGCACGCGTACCCGCTGATCCTGCTGACGCCGTCGGGGGTGAAGAAGATGGGCGAGCTCCGGCTGGCCGTGCGCTTCACCTGCCTCTCCATGATGAACATGGTGCACCTCTACACGCAGCCGCTGCTCCCCAAGATGCACTACCTGCACCCCTTCACGGTCACGCAGCTGGACGCGCTCCGG
This sequence is a window from Aegilops tauschii subsp. strangulata cultivar AL8/78 chromosome 7, Aet v6.0, whole genome shotgun sequence. Protein-coding genes within it:
- the LOC109739921 gene encoding FT-interacting protein 1 encodes the protein MGGNHEAHHEDFQLKDTNPLLGEQWPKGAAGPARPAVGGGIAGWLGMDKPSSTYDLVEQMFFLYVRVVKAKDLPPNPITGAPMDPYVEVKLGNYKGTTKHRATPEWDQVFAFSKSRVQSNALEVYLKDRDMLGRDDYVGRVLFDLAEVPTRVPPDSPLAPQWYRLEQRRGGDAGYKVRGELMLAVWIGTQADEAFPEAWHSDAATVRGEGVASVRSKAYVSPKLWYLRVNVIEAQDVQPQSRGRAPEVFVKAQLGNQVLKTSVVPAPTLNPRWNEDLLFVVAEPFEEQLVMTVEDRVSPRKDDLLGRVQLPLTLFEKRLDHRPFVQSRWFDLEKFGIAGAIEGETRRELRFASRVHVRACLEGAYHVMDESTMYISDTRPTARQLWKPPVGVLEVGILSATGLQPMKKLEGRGSTDAYCVAKYGQKWVRTRTMIGTFSPTWNEQYTWEVFDPSTVITIGVFDNCHLGGGGNGNNGGGGAGGGGGPPARDARIGKIRIRLSTLETDRVYTHAYPLILLTPSGVKKMGELRLAVRFTCLSMMNMVHLYTQPLLPKMHYLHPFTVTQLDALRYQAMGIVAARLGRAEPPLRREVVEYMLDVESHMWSMRRSKANFFRAVSLFSGAAAAARWFADVCHWKNVATTALVHVLLLILICYPELILPTVFLYMFMIGLWNYRRRPRHPPHMDTKMSWAEAVHPDELDEEFDTFPTSRQQDVVYMRYDRLRSVAGRIQTVVGDMATQGERLQSLLSWRDPRASCLFVFFCLIAAVVLYVTPFRVVALVAGLFLLRHPRFRTKLPAVPSNFFRRLPSRADSML